The Bacteroidota bacterium genome has a segment encoding these proteins:
- a CDS encoding YifB family Mg chelatase-like AAA ATPase: MFSHAISATICGIKAHLVQVEAHISPSLPAFNVVGLPDSAVKESRDRVYAAIKTSGFRFPPQRLTVNLAPADLKKEGSAFDLPIAIGLLAASAQVSPDLLDRYVILGELALDGTLRPIHGALSIAVEVKLRRLKGMLVPAPNAKEAAMVSGIEVYPMDSLSQTVEFLNDRTGSRTPIQGAAEQQCSQDQGYPLDFRDVKGQENVKRALEVAAAGSHNIVMIGPPGSGKTMLASRIPSILPPLTFDESIETTQIHSVAGILPRDTAMLNGRPFRAPHHTISDGALVGGGILPRPGEISLAHHGVLFLDELPEFSRHVLEVLRQPLEECRVTISRTRMTVEFPANFMLVCAMNPCPCGYFTDPAKECTCNPMQILKYMAKISGPLLDRIDLHIEVPALKYRDLSSAELAESSQSIRDRVTRAREVQMKRFSSGTGTYSNAAMQPADLRTYCRLDSPGTELLKTAITKLGLSARAYDRILKVARTIADLAQSQNIRAEHLSEAIQYRSLDRSLWRT; the protein is encoded by the coding sequence ATGTTTTCACACGCGATCAGTGCCACGATCTGTGGTATCAAGGCCCATCTCGTTCAAGTCGAAGCGCACATCTCTCCGTCTCTCCCCGCGTTCAACGTCGTCGGTCTCCCCGATAGCGCGGTCAAGGAGAGCCGCGACAGGGTCTATGCAGCGATCAAGACATCCGGATTTCGCTTTCCCCCTCAACGGCTTACCGTCAATCTTGCCCCAGCCGATCTGAAGAAAGAAGGGTCGGCTTTCGATCTTCCGATCGCGATCGGCTTGCTTGCGGCATCAGCACAGGTTTCCCCCGATCTATTGGATCGCTATGTGATTCTCGGCGAGCTCGCGCTCGACGGAACATTGCGTCCGATTCACGGGGCGCTTTCGATCGCCGTTGAGGTGAAGTTGCGACGGCTCAAAGGCATGCTCGTACCCGCGCCGAACGCGAAGGAAGCCGCGATGGTGTCGGGGATCGAAGTATATCCGATGGACTCCCTAAGTCAAACAGTCGAGTTTCTAAATGATCGAACCGGTTCAAGAACTCCAATCCAAGGGGCTGCCGAACAGCAATGTTCGCAAGACCAGGGCTACCCGCTGGATTTCCGGGATGTTAAAGGGCAGGAAAATGTGAAGAGAGCCCTGGAGGTGGCGGCAGCGGGCTCGCACAATATCGTGATGATCGGACCCCCGGGCTCCGGGAAGACGATGCTCGCATCGAGAATCCCCTCCATACTGCCGCCTCTCACATTCGATGAGTCGATCGAAACCACCCAGATTCATTCCGTCGCCGGAATCCTTCCCCGGGATACGGCGATGCTCAATGGCCGCCCCTTTCGCGCGCCTCATCATACGATCTCCGACGGTGCCCTCGTCGGAGGCGGGATTCTCCCCCGGCCCGGGGAAATTTCGCTTGCCCACCACGGCGTGCTCTTCCTGGACGAGCTCCCGGAATTCAGCCGGCACGTCCTCGAGGTGTTGCGCCAACCGCTTGAAGAATGCCGGGTGACGATCAGCCGCACGAGAATGACAGTGGAATTCCCCGCGAACTTCATGCTCGTGTGCGCGATGAATCCTTGTCCCTGCGGCTACTTCACCGACCCCGCAAAAGAGTGCACCTGCAACCCGATGCAGATTCTGAAGTACATGGCGAAAATCTCCGGCCCGCTCCTGGATCGGATCGACCTCCACATCGAGGTGCCCGCTCTTAAATACCGCGACCTCTCGAGCGCGGAGCTCGCCGAATCTTCTCAGTCTATTCGGGATCGGGTAACCAGAGCCCGCGAGGTCCAGATGAAGCGTTTCAGCTCGGGGACGGGGACGTATTCGAACGCGGCCATGCAGCCCGCGGATCTTCGCACCTATTGTCGCCTGGACTCTCCGGGCACGGAGCTTCTCAAGACGGCTATCACCAAGCTCGGGCTTTCTGCGCGGGCGTACGACAGGATTCTCAAAGTGGCGCGGACGATCGCGGACCTGGCACAGTCGCAAAATATCCGGGCCGAACACCTGAGCGAGGCGATTCAATACCGGAGTTTGGATCGGAGCCTTTGGAGGACATGA
- a CDS encoding transposase, whose product MGRSRYIITDDQAPYFLTCTVINWFPLFSKPAIVELVLNSLQHLQTSGRLRLYAYVIMENHLHLIASSENLSRELASFKSYTAREIIDHLNLSKSSGILRQLHFYRRRHKADRIHQVWQEGSHPELIQGVDMMRQKTVYIHMNPVRRGYVDEAEDWRYSSARIYAGRPGILKVMTEWS is encoded by the coding sequence ATGGGTAGATCGCGCTACATAATCACGGATGATCAGGCGCCGTACTTCCTCACGTGCACGGTGATCAACTGGTTCCCCCTCTTCTCAAAACCCGCGATAGTCGAGTTGGTCCTTAATTCCCTCCAGCACCTGCAAACGAGTGGACGATTGCGACTGTACGCATATGTAATTATGGAAAACCACCTGCATCTCATCGCATCGTCGGAGAATCTCTCCAGAGAGCTCGCGAGTTTTAAGTCATACACCGCCCGCGAGATCATCGACCATCTCAACCTGAGCAAATCAAGCGGAATCCTCAGGCAACTTCACTTTTATCGGCGGCGTCACAAAGCCGACCGGATCCATCAAGTGTGGCAAGAAGGGTCGCATCCCGAGCTGATCCAGGGGGTCGATATGATGCGGCAGAAAACGGTGTACATCCACATGAACCCGGTCCGCAGAGGGTATGTGGACGAAGCGGAAGATTGGCGGTATTCGAGCGCGCGCATTTACGCGGGGCGGCCGGGGATTTTGAAAGTCATGACTGAATGGAGCTGA